Proteins found in one Anopheles aquasalis chromosome 3, idAnoAquaMG_Q_19, whole genome shotgun sequence genomic segment:
- the LOC126577889 gene encoding uncharacterized protein LOC126577889, translated as MNYVQHSLLAAICLPVLAIFLWLPGLESHSIPLQQHQQSTPAYGSSWLIRPVETTHHRRGNSYDGGPTDNHHQQQQHHQRHHGAPLFIPEPSGTVASPDATELSTTNIDRSYRKIIKHRRHPALPRRIKPGWGGGQRKRRLNPHHYTPFTKWGPCDYYCHQKRERYCIAKRKCGNHIQTEERICSKSICVPLHIPPIPMVHLEETLEEVHHHHSPALPLNQFTIVNFDKQQLLQEHSKKKKKKKIIIEEDDDWDEADSETDYVILKGPKSGGHKSGAPFHRKEELMMLGNKANRGKPLLINLDDFDDKRILQPSVSLAPHFDNGYETASHKFVKYPRNHPARRQPPRLSDYFEDYYDHLYRDGTGFSNRKGEDWPDDDDQEEWRPITPSSLRVNETGNSRVSLSTNSPPLGKDYGAIFRSTTESGIPLERNRSSSATHHYQQLLESFSTAATYGLEGVRHAKREIDGEQGTAEYSEEDEPVGGVSGMLKSGSVETQRRSREKAVFEMPRKVENPYTKWSKWTKCTAKCTTRRLKRCRVPSFCGNDVIREIAYCYTEGSFCEKWIDSQLYQSSRNVVFPPPAPITTTTTTTTTTTTPAPTTTRQPFKPRRPFGWSRSDTVGLPNTLSAQIFSSRRGILQPEYLPQQMTCGLPMVRDKPKKNSIPNMLRIIGGKTSRRGQWPWQVAILNRFKEAFCGGTLVSSRWILTAAHCVRKRLFVRLGEHNLQQSDGSEIEFRVEQSIKHPRYDKKTVDNDVALLKLPREVERSNFIGYACLPERYQALPTGHTCTIIGWGKKRHNDEAGTDILHEAEVPIVPNERCRAVYQDYTITKNMFCAGHRRGRKDTCAGDSGGPLLCRDADKSTAPWTIYGITSFGDGCGKQNKFGIYTKVPNYVDWIWSVINCDGNCRT; from the exons TCACACAGTATTccgcttcagcagcaccagcaatcgaCACCGGCGTACGGTAGCAGCTGGCTGATACGGCCCGTGGAGACGACCCACCACCGACGAGGAAATAGCTATGATGGTGGTCCCaccgacaaccaccaccaacagcagcagcaccaccaacgacatCATGGTGCGCCACTGTTCATCCCGGAACCGAGTGGAACCGTGGCATCACCGGATGCCACGGAACTGAGTACCACCAACATCGATCGCAGCTATCGGAAGATCATAAAACATCGCCGACACCCGGCGCTCCCGAGACGGATAAAACCGGGCTGGGGTGGAGGCCAGCGGAAGCGCCGCCTAAATCCGCACCACTACACACCCTTCACCAAGTGGGGACCGTGCGATTACTACTGCCACCAGAAGCGGGAACGGTACTGCATCGCCAAGCGGAAATGTGGCAACCACATCCAGACCGAGGAACGGATCTGTTCCAAAAGCAT TTGCGTGCCGTTGCACATTCCACCGATTCCGATGGTGCATTTAGAGGAGACGCTCGAGgaggtgcatcatcatcattcgcccGCGCTACCGTTGAATCAGTTCACGATCGTCAACTTcgataagcagcagctgctgcaggagcacagcaagaagaagaaaaagaagaagatcatcatcgaagaggacgacgactgGGATGAGGCGGACAGTGAGACGGACTACGTAATACTGAAGGGCCCCAAGTCCGGTGGCCACAAATCCGGGGCGCCCTTTCACCGCAAGGAggagctgatgatgctgggcaACAAGGCAAACCGGGGCAAACCGTTGCTGATCAATCTGGACGATTTCGACGATAAGCGCATCCTGCAGCCGAGCGTTTCCCTGGCGCCCCACTTCGACAACGGGTACGAGACGGCCTCGCACAAGTTCGTCAAGTATCCGCGGAATCATCCGGCTCGCCGCCAGCCGCCACGGTTGAGCGATTACTTCGAGGATTACTACGATCATTTGTACCGCGATGGAACCGGATTTTCCAACCGGAAAGGTGAGGATTGgccagacgatgatgatcaggaAGAGTGGCGACCCATCACGCCGTCATCGCTGCGCGTGAATGAAACTGGCAACAGTCGCGTGTCTTTGTCGACGAACTCACCACCTCTGGGCAAGGATTATGGAGCTATATTCCGGTCTACGACCGAATCAGGTATTCCATTGGAGCGTAACAGGTCTAGCAGCGCTACGCATCACTATCAGCAGCTACTGGAATCGTTCTCTACGGCCGCCACCTACGGTTTGGAGGGTGTGCGGCATGCCAAACGTGAGATTGATGGTGAGCAAGGTACGGCAGAGTATTCGGAAGAGGATGAACCAGTAGGTGGTGTCTCCGGGATGCTCAAGTCGGGCTCGGTGGAAACCCAACGACGATCACGCGAAAAGGCCGTCTTTGAGATGCCACGCAAGGTCGAGAATCCGTACACCAAGTGGAGCAAATGGACTAAATGTACGGCCAAGTGTACAACACGACGATTGAA ACGATGCCGAGTACCTTCGTTCTGCGGCAATGATGTTATACGGGAGATCGCCTACTGCTACACCGAGGGTAGCTTCTGCGAGAAATGGATTGATAGTCAGCTGTATCAGAGTAGCCGGAATGTAGTATTCCCACCGCCTGCTCCGATaactacgacgacgaccacaacaacgaccacaacgaccCCGGCCCCGACGACTACGAGGCAACCGTTCAAACCCAGGCGCCCGTTCGGATGGAGCCGGAGTGATACGGTTGGCCTACCGAATACGCTCTCGGCGCAGATATTCTCGAGCCGACGAGGCATACTGCAGCCGGAGTATCTGCCCCAGCAGATGACCTGCGGTTTGCCGATGGTGCGTGACAAACCAAAGAAGAACTCGATTCCCAACATGTTGCGCATTATTGGCGGCAAGACCAGTCGCCGTGGACAGTGGCCCTGGCAGGTGGCCATACTGAATCGGTTCAAG GAAGCGTTCTGTGGTGGAACGTTGGTATCATCGCGCTGGATCTTGACCGCGGCTCACTGCGTCCGGAAGCGGCTCTTCGTACGGCTCGGTGAGCATAATCTGCAGCAATCGGACGGATCGGAGATTGAGTTCCGTGTGGAGCAGAGTATCAAGCATCCGCGCTACGATAAGAAGACGGTTGACAACGATGTGGCACTGCTGAAGCTGCCACGCGAGGTTGAGCGATCCAATTTCATCGGGTACGCTTGCCTACCGGAACGGTATCAGGCCCTACCGACCGGGCACACCTGTACCATCATCGGGTGGGGCAAGAAGCGACACAATGATGAAGCTGGTACGGATATTTTGCACGAGGCGGAAGTACCGATCGTACCGAACGAgcggtgccgtgccgtgtacCAGGATTACACCATAACGAAGAACATGTTCTGCGCGGGGCACCGGCGTGGCAGGAAGGACACGTGCGCCGGGGACTCGGGTGGGCCGCTGCTGTGTCGCGACGCGGACAAGTCGACGGCACCGTGGACCATTTACGGTATTACGAGCTTCGGCGATGGTTGCGGGAAGCAGAACAAGTTCGGCATCTACACCAAGGTGCCCAACTACGTCGACTGGATCTGGTCCGTGATTAACTGCGATGGAAACTGTCGAACGTGA
- the LOC126577900 gene encoding protein odr-4 homolog: MSRKVFCDAKVEEYLLALGQKGKPCVGLLIGQPTLQQTDYIVHANGLKEQDPDSDAGTQDLPAADVVSQHALVETRMLPGGMYVLGLFIVHPKNIFEDNALLQRVKLMLLNMKASFDANPLLMGYCDELTNGGRIVLHIPTKGNQLKSKVISLATETPTVSSCDWKRGDKTTNWHQFSTYFDTDDVCPLWRKTGKEQQYETEANLTECAKTINEQLADAKILFNGELMPGKEDVRQLLKGGNKEGKTQVRIYVPSPTTIPDQEATIEQLSGALKFDGIVSSKVYVHDQCSFRELERFIKSDIVRSLMARIQIHCDSLVQSDGDPLDKITLNELPRRLYFPIQPSVPGCPQFSDYLFPDEETETALGQIQDVLDLELDPEHIDATVEVVPAVKEEERHDAKECGSVSETDGEVKLNNPMVTTVVGAVVLLIALVAYFLLK, from the exons ATGAGCCGGAAAGTGTTTTGCGACGCGAAAGTGGAGGAGTACCTTCTAGCACTGGGCCAGAAAGGAAAACCCTGCGTGGGCCTGCTGATCGGACAACCTACGCTACAGCAAACGGATTACATCGTACACGCCAACGGGCTGAAGGAGCAGGACCCTGATTCGGATGCCGGAACACAGGATCTACCGGCGGCGGATGTGGTGTCGCAGCACGCACTCGTGGAAACCAGAATGTTGCCGGGCGGAATGTATGTCCTCGGTTTGTTCATCGTCCATCCGAAGAACATCTTCGAAGACAACGCACTGCTGCAGCGAGTGAAGCTCATGCTGCTCAACATGAAAGCTTCCTTCGACGCGAACCCCCTCCTGATGGGCTACTGTGATGAGCTGACCAACGGTGGACGGATCGTACTTCACATTCCAACGAAAGGCAACCAGCTGAAGAGCAAAGTGATTTCGCTGGCAACGGAAACCCCTACGGTTAGTTCGTGTGATTGGAAGCGGGGCGATAAAACGACCAACTGGCACCAGTTCAGCACGTACTTCGACACGGACGATGTGTGTCCGTTATGGCGGAAAACCGGCAAAGAGCAGCAGTACGAAACGGAAGCGAATCTGACCGAGTGTGCCAAGACGATCAACGAGCAGTTGGCAGACGCAAAGATACTGTTCAACGGTGAGCTGATGCCGGGCAAAGAAGATGTTCGGCAACTGCTTAAGGGTGGTAACAAAGAAGGCAAAACGCAAGTTCGCATTTACGTTCCATCG cCAACTACTATTCCAGACCAAGAAGCAACGATAGAACAGCTGAGCGGAGCACTGAAGTTCGATGGCATCGTTAGCTCGAAGGTGTACGTGCACGATCAGTGCAGCTTTCGTGAGCTGGAGCGCTTCATCAAGTCGGACATCGTACGGTCGCTTATGGCACGCATTCAGATTCACTGTGATTCGTTAGTGCAGTCGGATGGCGATCCACTGGATAAGATAACGCTCAACGAGCTGCCCCGTAGGCTCTACTTCCCGATACAACCCAGTGTACCCGGATGCCCACAGTTTAGCGACTATCTGTTCCCGGACGAAGAGACTGAAACGGCCCTGGGGCAGATCCAAGATGTGTTGGATCTGGAGCTCGATCCGGAACATATCGATGCGACGGTTGAAGTGGTACCGGCcgtgaaggaagaggagcgCCACGATGCGAAGGAATGTGGATCGGTGAGCGAAACCGATGGCGAGGTGAAGCTTAATAATCCGATGGTGACCACCGTCGTGGGCGCCGTGGTACTGTTGATCGCTTTGGTGGCGTActttttgttgaaataa